Proteins from a genomic interval of Lolium perenne isolate Kyuss_39 chromosome 1, Kyuss_2.0, whole genome shotgun sequence:
- the LOC127324401 gene encoding uncharacterized protein isoform X2 — MPYCEVDRYQSGDEWEGVRLFYRRYGRGATKVLLVVGLAGTHDSWGLQIKGLTGSVEPTDEDSSAAAAAPRTDEEAGTGAAAADDDGEGPGIEVCAFDNRGVGRSSILPHKSSYSTAIMARDALAVMDHLGWKKAHVFGHSMGAMISCKLAAIAPHRICSLGLLNVTGGGLECLPKVDGQMLSLAFRFLRAKTPEERAHVDLETHYTKEYLDEKLESCTRRAILYKEYVKNISASGMQSSCGFEGQVNACWTHKLTTKELDTIRGAGFLVSVIHGRSDIIAQLCHAKRLADRLLPAARMVDLQGAHLVSHERPEEVNNAMMDLIKATKSAMKPHEWSSQPENTSGLIVMGFEHMRNIVRVMKPVRVAAIES; from the exons ATGCCTTACTGCGAGGTGGACCGGTACCAGAGCGGCGACGAGTGGGAGGGCGTCCGCCTCTTCTACCGCCGCTACGGCCGCGGCGCCACCAAGGTGCTCCTCGTCGTCG GATTGGCGGGGACGCACGACTCGTGGGGCCTGCAGATAAAGGGGCTGACCGGGTCCGTCGAGCCCACCGACGAggactcctccgccgccgccgccgccccgcggACGGACGAGGAGGCCGgcaccggcgccgccgccgcggacGACGACGGAGAGGGCCCGGGCATCGAGGTCTGCGCCTTCGACAACCGCGGCGTCGGCCGCAGCTCCATCCTCCCGCACAAGTCCTCCTACTC GACGGCGATCATGGCGAGGGACGCGCTGGCCGTGATGGACCATCTGGGGTGGAAGAAAGCCCATGTCTTTGGCCACTCCATGG GTGCCATGATTTCCTGCAAGCTGGCCGCGATTGCGCCTCACAGGATCTGCTCCCTGGGATTGCTCAATGTCACCGGGGGCGGGCTCGAGTGTTTACCAAAG GTCGACGGGCAGATGCTCTCTCTTGCATTCCGTTTCTTAAGGGCAAAAACCCCAGAGGAAAGAGCTCATGTTGATCTGGAAACCCACTATACAAAG GAATACCTTGATGAGAAACTCGAGTCCTGCACAAGGAGGGCGATCCTCTACAAA GAATATGTGAAGAACATATCAGCTTCAGGGATGCAGTCTAGTTGTGGGTTTGAAGGTCAAGTTAATGCATGTTGGACTCACAAACTGACAACTAAAGAACTAGATACGATACGTGGTGCCGGTTTTCTTGTTTCAGTTATTCACGGAAG GTCTGACATTATTGCGCAATTGTGCCATGCGAAACGGCTCGCAGATCGGCTTCTTCCTGCTGCTAGAATGGTAGACCTTCAGGGTGCACATCTAGTAAGCCATGAAAGACCGGAGGAG GTCAACAACGCAATGATGGATCTGATAAAGGCCACCAAATCTGCGATGAAACCTCACGAGTGGTCGTCGCAACCAGAGAACACATCAG GACTGATAGTGATGGGGTTTGAGCATATGAGGAACATTGTGAGAGTAATGAAGCCTGTGAGGGTTGCAGCCATTGAGTCATGA
- the LOC127324401 gene encoding uncharacterized protein isoform X1 — protein sequence MPYCEVDRYQSGDEWEGVRLFYRRYGRGATKVLLVVGLAGTHDSWGLQIKGLTGSVEPTDEDSSAAAAAPRTDEEAGTGAAAADDDGEGPGIEVCAFDNRGVGRSSILPHKSSYSTAIMARDALAVMDHLGWKKAHVFGHSMGAMISCKLAAIAPHRICSLGLLNVTGGGLECLPKVDGQMLSLAFRFLRAKTPEERAHVDLETHYTKEYLDEKLESCTRRAILYKEYVKNISASGMQSSCGFEGQVNACWTHKLTTKELDTIRGAGFLVSVIHGRSDIIAQLCHAKRLADRLLPAARMVDLQGAHLVSHERPEEVNNAMMDLIKATKSAMKPHEWSSQPENTSETGALISARSVTLTIRKDEAGNAAVAVYNFLAKFQLSFLYLIGLIVMGFEHMRNIVRVMKPVRVAAIES from the exons ATGCCTTACTGCGAGGTGGACCGGTACCAGAGCGGCGACGAGTGGGAGGGCGTCCGCCTCTTCTACCGCCGCTACGGCCGCGGCGCCACCAAGGTGCTCCTCGTCGTCG GATTGGCGGGGACGCACGACTCGTGGGGCCTGCAGATAAAGGGGCTGACCGGGTCCGTCGAGCCCACCGACGAggactcctccgccgccgccgccgccccgcggACGGACGAGGAGGCCGgcaccggcgccgccgccgcggacGACGACGGAGAGGGCCCGGGCATCGAGGTCTGCGCCTTCGACAACCGCGGCGTCGGCCGCAGCTCCATCCTCCCGCACAAGTCCTCCTACTC GACGGCGATCATGGCGAGGGACGCGCTGGCCGTGATGGACCATCTGGGGTGGAAGAAAGCCCATGTCTTTGGCCACTCCATGG GTGCCATGATTTCCTGCAAGCTGGCCGCGATTGCGCCTCACAGGATCTGCTCCCTGGGATTGCTCAATGTCACCGGGGGCGGGCTCGAGTGTTTACCAAAG GTCGACGGGCAGATGCTCTCTCTTGCATTCCGTTTCTTAAGGGCAAAAACCCCAGAGGAAAGAGCTCATGTTGATCTGGAAACCCACTATACAAAG GAATACCTTGATGAGAAACTCGAGTCCTGCACAAGGAGGGCGATCCTCTACAAA GAATATGTGAAGAACATATCAGCTTCAGGGATGCAGTCTAGTTGTGGGTTTGAAGGTCAAGTTAATGCATGTTGGACTCACAAACTGACAACTAAAGAACTAGATACGATACGTGGTGCCGGTTTTCTTGTTTCAGTTATTCACGGAAG GTCTGACATTATTGCGCAATTGTGCCATGCGAAACGGCTCGCAGATCGGCTTCTTCCTGCTGCTAGAATGGTAGACCTTCAGGGTGCACATCTAGTAAGCCATGAAAGACCGGAGGAG GTCAACAACGCAATGATGGATCTGATAAAGGCCACCAAATCTGCGATGAAACCTCACGAGTGGTCGTCGCAACCAGAGAACACATCAG AAACCGGGGCACTTATTTCTGCGAGATCTGTAACCCTCACAATACGAAAAGATGAAGCTGGCAATGCTGCTGTAGCAGTGTATAACTTTCTTGCAAAGTTCCAACTGAGCTTTCTTTATCTGATAGGACTGATAGTGATGGGGTTTGAGCATATGAGGAACATTGTGAGAGTAATGAAGCCTGTGAGGGTTGCAGCCATTGAGTCATGA